Genomic segment of Acetomicrobium thermoterrenum DSM 13490:
CTTCAATAGCATCGAGTTGGGCCTTTACGGCATCAGCTTGAGCTTTTAGAAGCTCAATTTCCTGCTCTTTACTCATTGCTTGAGGGTTAGAAGCACCTTGCGCATACCCCCACCAAGGACGAGGGATATATCCTTCGTAAGGTGCCCCTGCAGCACCGCCCAAGAAGTACCAACACCGGGGAAGACCACCTCTGCCCATACCAACATATGGCCATGCTGGACTCCACCCCCGAAAGCCAAACCCATAACCGCCTCTGCCAAACCCTCTGGGCATACCCAAACCCCCCCTTTATATTAATATTGATAATCATTATCAATTGTAATTATACTAAAATAACCGTCATTGTCAATACATT
This window contains:
- a CDS encoding DUF5320 family protein — translated: MPRGFGRGGYGFGFRGWSPAWPYVGMGRGGLPRCWYFLGGAAGAPYEGYIPRPWWGYAQGASNPQAMSKEQEIELLKAQADAVKAQLDAIEARVRELEGK